In a genomic window of Nostoc sp. UHCC 0870:
- a CDS encoding pentapeptide repeat-containing protein, giving the protein MINHHTQDLRSNAIHFLEQTPPQRLQILQELGLGRYHFLTKIRLNDANINCVMEFLQNPSQVKFPNLSGADLSGMILNEVNLIRGNLTGANLQGSSLLNADLIFVNFTKADLRKADLRGAALNETIWLDALVDECQMGLGNGLTKQQRKDLQLRGARFNYLADD; this is encoded by the coding sequence ATGATCAATCATCATACTCAAGACCTCCGCTCAAACGCTATTCACTTTTTAGAGCAAACTCCGCCACAACGTCTACAAATTCTCCAAGAATTAGGCTTAGGACGCTACCATTTTTTGACTAAAATACGTCTCAATGATGCCAACATCAATTGTGTGATGGAATTTTTGCAAAATCCTAGTCAAGTCAAATTCCCTAACTTATCTGGGGCTGATTTATCGGGGATGATTTTAAATGAGGTGAATTTGATTCGGGGTAATTTAACAGGGGCAAACTTACAAGGTAGTAGTCTATTAAATGCCGACCTTATTTTTGTCAATTTTACCAAAGCTGACTTGAGAAAGGCAGATTTAAGAGGAGCAGCACTCAATGAGACTATTTGGTTAGATGCACTAGTTGATGAGTGTCAGATGGGCTTAGGTAACGGCTTGACAAAGCAGCAACGTAAAGATTTACAACTGCGTGGAGCTAGGTTTAACTATTTGGCAGATGATTAA
- the purT gene encoding formate-dependent phosphoribosylglycinamide formyltransferase yields MINSIKLPQKLMLLGAGELGKEFVIAAQRLGNYVIAVDRYPNAPAMQVADCCEVISMLSADDLEAVVTQHKPDLIIPEIEAIRTEKLLEFEQRGITVIPTAAATNYTMNRDRIRELAHQELGIRTAKYGYAVSLEELIAVADQIGFPNVIKPVMSSSGKGQSVVQNRDEVEQAWNYAIANSRGDSQKVIIEEFINFEIEITLLTIKQWNDPTIYCEPIGHRQERGDYQESWQPAEISPDKILQAQEIAKKVTDALGGAGIFGVEFFITKDEVIFSELSPRPHDTGMVTLISQNLNEFELHLRAILGLPIPHIELLGASASAVILASEKSDSITFTGVAEALSEKDVDIKLFGKPTAHPYRRMGVALAKADNVQEARDKATKAASKIQIISH; encoded by the coding sequence ATGATTAACTCCATCAAACTCCCCCAAAAACTTATGTTATTGGGTGCAGGGGAACTCGGCAAAGAATTTGTAATTGCAGCGCAACGACTCGGTAATTATGTGATAGCAGTTGACCGTTATCCTAATGCACCAGCGATGCAAGTTGCTGATTGTTGTGAAGTCATATCAATGCTGAGTGCTGATGATTTAGAAGCTGTAGTCACTCAGCATAAACCTGACTTGATCATCCCAGAAATTGAAGCAATTAGGACGGAGAAACTGCTGGAATTTGAACAGCGAGGGATAACTGTGATCCCCACAGCAGCCGCGACTAATTACACAATGAACCGCGACAGAATTAGGGAATTAGCCCATCAAGAATTAGGCATTAGAACTGCTAAATATGGTTATGCAGTCAGCTTAGAAGAATTAATTGCAGTTGCCGATCAAATTGGGTTTCCTAATGTGATTAAACCTGTGATGTCCTCCTCTGGAAAAGGGCAATCTGTAGTCCAAAATAGAGATGAAGTAGAACAGGCTTGGAATTATGCGATCGCAAATTCTAGAGGCGACAGTCAAAAGGTAATTATCGAAGAGTTTATTAACTTTGAAATCGAAATTACACTGCTAACAATTAAACAGTGGAATGACCCGACAATTTACTGTGAACCCATTGGACATCGGCAAGAAAGAGGCGATTATCAAGAGTCTTGGCAACCCGCAGAAATATCACCAGATAAAATATTACAAGCCCAAGAAATAGCGAAAAAAGTCACCGATGCTTTAGGGGGTGCGGGTATTTTTGGTGTAGAGTTTTTTATCACCAAAGATGAGGTAATTTTCTCTGAACTTTCTCCCCGTCCTCATGATACGGGCATGGTGACATTAATTTCCCAAAATCTCAACGAATTTGAGTTACATCTGCGGGCAATTTTAGGCTTACCAATTCCTCATATAGAACTGTTGGGGGCTTCAGCTAGTGCGGTGATTTTAGCTTCAGAAAAATCAGACTCTATTACTTTTACAGGTGTAGCTGAAGCTTTGTCAGAAAAAGATGTAGATATTAAATTATTTGGTAAACCAACCGCCCATCCTTATCGTCGTATGGGGGTAGCTTTAGCTAAGGCTGATAATGTGCAAGAAGCTAGAGACAAAGCGACGAAAGCAGCAAGTAAAATTCAAATTATTAGTCATTAG